A stretch of DNA from Balearica regulorum gibbericeps isolate bBalReg1 chromosome 7, bBalReg1.pri, whole genome shotgun sequence:
TTGCATTTCAgggctggtggtgctgggttCCAACGGGGAGTACCCCTACCTGGCACCCCGTGAGCGGCTGGAGCTGGTGAGCTGCGTGCGCCGGGCTCTGCCCAAGGACCGCCTGCTGCTGGCCGGCTCAGGCTGCGAATGTGAGtgcctgtgcaggcagcatGGGGGCCATGTGTCCCCCCCTGGGTCATCCCtcacccctctgcctcctccccagccacccAAGCCACCATCGAGCTGACGGTCAGCATGGCAGAGGCGGGAGCAGATGTGGCGCTGGTCGTGACACCCTGCTACTACCGGGGAGCCATGACCAGCGCTGCCCTGGTCCAGCACTACACGGAGGTGAGCCATGCCCAGTGCCCGccggcagccccagctggggcagcaggacagggagtgCATCCTGCATGTCTCTgacccagcccagctgctgagCTTTGCCCCGCTGCCCACAGGTTGCCGACGCATCCCCCATCCCCGTGGTGCTCTACAGCGTCCCCGCCAACACTGGCCTGGACCTGTCTCTGGAGGCTGTCCTCACCCTGGCTCAGCACCCCAACATCGTGGGGATCAAGGACAGCGGTGGGGATGTGAGTGGGGCAAAGCTTTCCTGGGGCTTGCGGGCCACCAAACCTGGCCCTGAGCTGGGAATGGGGAGCTGGGAGTTGCAGCCCTTCCCCAGGCCCTGGGGATGCTGCATGAGCCCCATGGGGGGAGACAGGGTGATGCCCACCCTGTGGCACAGCATGTCTCTCCCCAGATTACCCGCATGGGGCTGATGGTCCACAAGACACGGCAGGAGGATTTCCAGGTGCTGGCAGGATCAGCCGGCTTCCTGCTGGCGAGCTATGCCCTGGGTAGGTGCTGCCCTTGCTTGGCTGGAGGCACGGGATGCTGCCCTGGGGCGTACCGAGGGGACTGGCAGCcgggtggggggaggcaggcgAGGGGCGGTGATGCCTGAGGGGTGCTGGCTGGGCACGGCGTGCTGAGCTGGCTGCCAACGTGCTCCGGTGTCCCCAGGTGCCTCTGGGGGGGTCTGTGCCCTCGCCAATGTCCTGGGGGCCCCACTGTGCCAGCTGGACCGCCTGTGTCGCGAGGGCCGCTGGCAGGAGGCCCGCGACCTGCAGCACCGGCTCATCGAGCCCAACGTGGCGGTGAGTGGGCAGCACCCCCGAGGATGCTGCAGGATGGGGGTGCCAGACCATGGCAGAGCCGGGGGGCGGCGAAGGACGGAGGTCCTTGGGGGTGGCCCAGGGGGACAGGATGGCACAGCACCTGGCTGGTGAGCCGAGCCAGGCTGGAGGCAGTGGGGTGGGAAatgccagccctgctgtgccagGAACAGCACGTCCGCTGGCAGCGAGCACCTGCCTGACGCCCCGTGGGAGCCTTGCCGCCTATTTATAGGCAGTGATGTAGGGAAGAGCTGGTCCACCCACCGCGGGGTGGCC
This window harbors:
- the HOGA1 gene encoding 4-hydroxy-2-oxoglutarate aldolase, mitochondrial codes for the protein MALSTRLALPLRPTLAALRRAAPGQHRGLSTPQGPEHTLDLRGIFPPLATPFSPTQEVDYARLEGNLCRYASIPFRGLVVLGSNGEYPYLAPRERLELVSCVRRALPKDRLLLAGSGCESTQATIELTVSMAEAGADVALVVTPCYYRGAMTSAALVQHYTEVADASPIPVVLYSVPANTGLDLSLEAVLTLAQHPNIVGIKDSGGDITRMGLMVHKTRQEDFQVLAGSAGFLLASYALGASGGVCALANVLGAPLCQLDRLCREGRWQEARDLQHRLIEPNVAVTHRFGIPGLKRAMEWFGYYGGPCRAPLAPLSPPQVEELRGTFSANGWL